AATCCGCTGGTTGGCCATGTGTAGTACACTAATGATTTGTTGAGTTATTTTGACGATACTGTTTCAGTGATTTACGGCTCATTGAAATACTTCTTTCAGGTATACTGATGGTATGGAGCTTGATGATGCTGTGCACACTGCAATCTTGACACTGAAAGAGGGGTAAGGCATCTACATATTCTAGTAGTAtttgttataaaaataaatgcGTAGCCAGTGAATTTTTGTTAGTAATGGGGGAAGTGAATATTGGATATATGTCATTCTTTTCTCCGATTTTTATTGGGAAAGGAAGAGCTGGTGTCTTTCCCAGGGTGCATTTCtcttaaatttcatattttcgtgTTCACTTAAAGCACCACCACCAATGGATTACTTTTAATAAGTTGTGCCCGAGTTGGAGAAAACATTAGTCCATATTTTATCTGCATGCGCTTTCCAGATTCGAGGGACAGATATCTGGCAAAAACATTGAGATTGGTGTGATTGGCAACGACCAAATCTTCAAGTATGAATTACTTTTCTCCCTCTTTCTAGCACACTAGATGCCTCTATTGTACGATTGTAGCTTGTTGACAATGGAGTCTGCGTCTCTTTGCAGGATTCTGACCCCATCCGAGATCGAGGATTATTTGCAGGAAGTGGAGTAGTTTTATGAATGAATTAGGTTGTAATCGATTTGAAAACCTTGTAAAACAAGAAATCCTAAGCAGTGAGTGTTGTTTATGGAAACTTACAACTGAACTTAAATTCTTCGCGCTGTTCGACTTTTTTCTTACGTAGCGAAACATGATGGCTTGATCATTCCTTGACATTCAATGGTGCCTAGTGATTATTTTTCTTTCCTGCATTAAGCGAGTTGAGTATCTCGTGAGTGGCTTGATCATGCTAGATTATTTCGAATCTCCATGGTTACTGGACTGAGTGGTGCTAATGtatgtttttcaattttcaaaaaattaaatcgtTACTTTGCTTTATTTCTCGATATATATGTAATAACTATTCATTCGTGTGCACGTcgacataatttatttatatgaaatgAAATAATGGAATAATAATGGAAATTAACACGTGAATTGGTGATCATGAAAGGTACATGAAACATGTGTTAACATATTAACACTTTGCATTCAATCTGTATTTCTCATTATGTTTCACCTTATATaaatagaaataaatatatgatgtgccttcaaataattaaaattaacgTGATACAAACGCGTAATAGAAAGgtacattaaatttaaaattgggctgatgaagaaaaaaaatgaagcaACAAAAAATCACAATAAATTTATGAGCCTATTTTTTTGCtcttaaaaatctttgataTATTCAACGGCTAATTGATGTAAATATCGTCATATTTATCACATCAATAAAAATtctccaaaaaagaaaaaaaagaatttcCATATATCCCGAGTCGAATGcatcataaaaattatacaagCACGCTTGTTGCTAAAAAAATAATCCAACCTATATCTATGTTTTGAGTAGTAGGATTTTTAAATGATCTATACTACACTAAAAAGGCAACCAATATAATATATCATGAAATCTCCTTCTATATGCATGAATACATAATCCTTCGCCTAACATGTGCTAGATTAATGCTAGATTAACAAGCTACACATACACAGATTCTAAGAGTTTATTCAATCTCATTGGTATTGTCTAACGTTCATCTAATATATGTAAACGATCATATATACTTATTCAATGTATTGCATCACATGAAAAAAAATGACGTAACACTTCTTATGATCAACCATCAAAATAACTCACGTTCATGGGTAAAGTAGAAAAGACGTATCAACCGTAAACCAATACACAACCAAATCACTAAGACTAATGAACTTAAAGTCGAAGTGGGGTAATATCACCTACCCACCTGCCTATTCTAGGCGGTCaattcaataatatttatttttaaaattttaaagtatgtgtgtgtgtatatatatatataacacgaGACCACGACAGTTTGTGAAAGATTTATTACCCACTTGCCTATTTAAGGTTTTGCCATATATAGCATAGAACTAACCGTGATTGCCCAAACTCGGAACTCATGAAGATCCAAAGCGCAACAGTGAAACCGAATACATGCATGTAATTGTACAAAATATCATACATGACGACAACAATCCAATTAAAACATTTCAAACTGTACAACAGTGTAAATTTCATATCTTGATGAGTACACAGAATAGCAGGAACGATTATTGCTCCTGACAATCCACACAAGTATTGGTTTTAACCATTTGAAAAGGATGTCATGCCATTTTACTTTTGTTTACATGTGAGAGTATACCTAATAAATGGACTAATTATAGTGTTTAATATCATGCCCAAATTTGACACGATTTCTAaactaaaacaatattttatattcCAAGACTTAGAGGTGAAGGGGGCCAGATTGGAAAAGAATCCAATGCAACTCCAATTTCTTGCTCTAAATTCACCACCTCGTGTTGTGGAACTGTTGTAACTATTTCTTGTTCCTTTGTCTCATTATCAACTCCACTTAGTCCAAGTTCATTTTCTAAGTACTCTAACCACCTTTTGCACTCAATTTCATCACCATCACTTTTTTCCCCACTAACTTCACTTTTAGTACTGAATTGTAAGGGATCCAAGCTATCCAGAAAGTCCCAAAAATCGACGTCGGATTCGAGGGGCATTTCGGATTTTCCATCATTTGATGGACCGGAAGGGTCGATAATGATACTAACATCGGATTTGAGATGCCCCGTTGCTTCATTTGTTGTCAAGACAGTGCTTTCCTTAGTAGAGTTGGGGTAGTTTGATGCATACGATGATGCCGGGGAATCAATTGTCTCCGTTTCCTCGATGGAGTCGAGTTTTTGACTACGTTTCTCGATGTTTGATTGATGGACCATTTGATCATCAATCGACTTCTCGATTTGCATTTGTTGCGTGCTTGAACTAGATGTACGAGATGGAGACGACAAATGCTCCATGTTATCAACACTTTTCCTAGTCAATCTTTTCTTTAAATGTGTGTTCCACACATTTTTTATCTCATTGTCTGTTCTTCCGGGCAAATAAGAAGCAATTTTTGACCATCTGTACGTAATAAATTCATTCAGCTAAATTATATAATTCCATCCAACGAATATATCGTGAATTACGTTTTTGAATCCAAGCACAATCGCAAGTTGGAATCAAAACCCCTAGTGCAAAAATCAAGGAAATATTTGCCTTTATTTTAGGgattttttcatttcttgattgaacagcaaaaaaaaaaaaaaaaNNNNNNNNNNNNNNNNNNNNNNNNNNNNNNNNNNNNNNNNNNNNNNNNNNNNNNNNNNNNNNNNNNNNNNNNNNNNNNNNNNNNNNNNNNNNNNNNNNNNNNNNNNNNNNNNNNNNNNNNNNNNNNNNNNNNNNNNNNNNNNNNNNNNNNNNNNNNNNNNNNNNNNNNNNNNNNNNNNNNNNNNNNNNNNNNNNNNNNNNNNNNNNNNNNNNNNNNNNNNNNNNNNNNNNNNNNNNNNNNNNNNNNNNNNNNNNNNNNNNNNNNNNNNNNNNNNNNNNNNNNNNNNNNNNNNNNNNNNNNNNNNNNNNNNNNNNNNNNNNNNNNNNNNNNNNNNNNNNNNNNNNNNNNNNNNNNNNNNNNNNNNNNNNNNNNNNNNNNNNNNNNNNNNNNNNNNNNNNNNNNNNNNNNNNNNNNNNNNNNNNNNNNNNNNNNNNNNNNNNNNNNNNNNNNNNNNNNNNNNNNNNNNNNNNNNNNNNNNNNNNNNNNNNNNNNNNNNNNNNNNNNNNNNNNNNNNNNNNNNNNNNNNNNNNNNNNNNNNNNNNNNNNNNNNNNNNNNNNNNNNNNNNNNNNNNNNNNNNNNNNNNNNNNNNNNNNNNNNNNNNNNNNNNNNNNNNNNNNNNNNNNNNNNNNNNNNNNNNNNNNNNNNNNNNNNNNNNNNNNNNNNNNNNNNNNNNNNNNNNNNNNNNNNNNNNNNNNNNNNNNNNNNNNNNNNNNNNNNNNNNNNNNNNNNNNNNNNNNNNNNNNNNNNNNNNNNNNNNNNNNNNNNNNNNNNNNNNNNNNNNNNNNNNNNNNNNNNNNNNNNNNNNNNNNNNNNNNNNNNNNNNNNNNNNNNNNNNNNNNNNNNNNNNNNNNNNNNNNNNNNNNNNNNNNNNNNNNNNNNNNNNNNNNNNNNNNNNNNNNNNNNNNNNNNNNNNNNNNNNNNNNNNNNNNNNNNNNNNNNNNNNNNNNNNNNNNNNNNNNNNNNNNNNNNNNNNNNNNNNNNNNNNNNNNNNNNNNNNNNNNNNNNNNNNNNNNNNNNNNNNNNNNNNNNNNNNNNNNNNNNNNNNNNNNNNNNNNNNNNNNNNNNNNNNNNNNNNNNNNNNNNNNNNNNNNNNNNNNNNNNNNNNNNNNNNNNNNNNNNNNNNNNNNNNNNNNNNNNNNNNNNNNNNNNNNNNNNNNNNNNNNNNNNNNNNNNNNNNNNNNNNNNNNNNNNNNNNNNNNNNNNNNNNNNNNNNNNNNNNNNNNNNNNNNNNNNNNNNNNNNNNNNNNNNNNNNNNNNNNNNNNNNNNNNNNNNNNNNNNNNNNNNNNNNNNNNNNNNNNNNNNNNNNNNNNNNNNNNNNNNNNNNNNNNNNNNNNNNNNNNNNNNNNNNNNNNNNNNNNNNNNNNNNNNNNNNNNNNNNNNNNNNNNNNNNNNNNNNNNNNNNNNNNNNNNNNNNNNNNNNNNNNNNNNNNNNNNNNNNNNNNNNNNNNNNNNNNNNNNNNNNNNNNNNNNNNNNNNNNNNNNNNNNNNNNNNNNNNNNNNNNNNNNNNNNNNNNNNNNNNNNNNNNNNNNNNNNNNNNNNNNNNNNNNNNNNNNNNNNNNNNNNNNNNNNNNNNNNNNNNNNNNNNNNNNNNNNNNNNNNNNNNNNNNNNNNNNNNNNNNNNNNNNNNNNNNNNNNNNNNNNNNNNNNNNNNNNNNNNNNNNNNNNNNNNNNNNNNNNNNNNNNNNNNNNNNNNNNNNNNNNNNNNNNNNNNNNNNNNNNNNNNNNNNNNNNNNNNNNNNNNNNNNNNNNNNNNNNNNNNNNNNNNNNNNNNNNNNNNNNNNNNNNNNNNNNNNNNNNNNNNNNNNNNNNNNNNNNNNNNNNNNNNNNNNNNNNNNNNNNNNNNNNNNNNNNNNNNNNNNNNNNNNNNNNNNNNNNNNNNNNNNNNNNNNNNNNNNNNNNNNNNNNNNNNNNNNNNNNNNNNNNNNNNNNNNNNNNNNNNNNNNNNNNNNNNNNNNNNNNNNNNNNNNNNNNNNNNNNNNNNNNNNNNNNNNNNNNNNNNNNNNNNNNNNNNNNNNNNNNNNNNNNNNNNNNNNNNNNNNNNNNNNNNNNNNNNNNNNNNNNNNNNNNNNNNNNNNNNNNNNNNNNNNNNNNNNNNNNNNNNNNNNNNNNNNNNNNNNNNNNNNNNNNNNNNNNNNNNNNNNNNNNNNNNNNNNNNNNNNNNNNNNNNNNNNNNNNNNNNNNNNNNNNNNNNNNNNNNNNNNNNNNNNNNNNNNNNNNNNNNNNNNNNNNNNNNNNNNNNNNNNNNNNNNNNNNNNNNNNNNNNNNNNNNNNNNNNNNNNNNNNNNNNNNNNNNNNNNNNNNNNNNNNNNNNNNNNNNNNNNNNNNNNNNNNNNNNNNNNNNNNNNNNNNNNNNNNNNNNNNNNNNNNNNNNNNNNNNNNNNNNNNNNNNNNNNNNNNNNNNNNNNNNNNNNNNNNNNNNNNNNNNNNNNNNNNNNNNNNNNNNNNNNNNNNNNNNNNNNNNNNNNNNNNNNNNNNNNNNNNNNNNNNNNNNNNNNNNNNNNNNNNNNNNNNNNNNNNNNNNNNNNNNNNNNNNNNNNNNNNNNNNNNNNNNNNNNNNNNNNNNNNNNNNNNNNNNNNNNNNNNNNNNNNNNNNNNNNNNNNNNNNNNNNNNNNNNNNNNNNNNNNNNNNNNNNNNNNNNNNNNNNNNNNNNNNNNNNNNNNNNNNNNNNNNNNNNNNNNNNNNNNNNNNNNNNNNNNNNNNNNNNNNNNNNNNNNNNNNNNNNNNNNNNNNNNNNNNNNNNNNNNNNNNNNNNNNNNNNNNNNNNNNNNNNNNNNNNNNNNNNNNNNNNNNNNNNNNNNNNNNNNNNNNNNNNNNNNNNNNNNNNNNNNNNNNNNNNNNNNNNNNNNNNNNNNNNNNNNNNNNNNNNNNNNNNNNNNNNNNNNNNNNNNNNNNNNNNNNNNNNNNNNNNNNNNNNNNNNNNNNNNNNNNNNNNNNNNNNNNNNNNNNNNNNNNNNNNNNNNNNNNNNNNNNNNNNNNNNNNNNNNNNNNNNNNNNNNNNNNNNNNNNNNNNNNNNNNNNNNNNNNNNNNNNNNNNNNNNNNNNNNNNNNNNNNNNNNNNNNNNNNNNNNNNNNNNNNNNNNNNNNNNNNNNNNNNNNNNNNNNNNNNNNNNNNNNNNNNNNNNNNNNNNNNNNNNNNNNNNNNNNNNNNNNNNNNNNNNNNNNNNNNNNNNNNNNNNNNNNNNNNNNNNNNNNNNNNNNNNNNNNNNNNNNNNNNNNNNNNNNNNNNNNNNNNNNNNNNNNNNNNNNNNNNNNNNNNNNNNNNNNNNNNNNNNNNNNNNNNNNNNNNNNNNNNNNNNNNNNNNNNNNNNNNNNNNNNNNNNNNNNNNNNNNNNNNNNNNNNNNNNNNNNNNNNNNNNNNNNNNNNNNNNNNNNNNNNNNNNNNNNNNNNNNNNNNNNNNNNNNNNNNNNNNNNNNNNNNNNNNNNNNNNNNNNNNNNNNNNNNNNNNNNNNNNNNNNNNNNNNNNNNNNNNNNNNNNNNNNNNNNNNNNNNNNNNNNNNNNNNNNNNNNNNNNNNNNNNNNNNNNNNNNNNNNNNNNNNNNNNNNNNNNNNNNNNNNNNNNNNNNNNNNNNNNNNNNNNNNNNNNNNNNNNNNNNNNNNNNNNNNNNNNNNNNNNNNNNNNNNNNNNNNNNNNNNNNNNNNNNNNNNNNNNNNNNNNNNNNNNNNNNNNNNNNNNNNNNNNNNNNNNNNNNNNNNNNNNNNNNNNNNNNNNNNNNNNNNNNNNNNNNNNNNNNNNNNNNNNNNNNNNNNNNNNNNNNNNNNNNNNNNNNNNNNNNNNNNNNNNNNNNNNNNNNNNNNNNNNNNNNNNNNNNNNNNNNNNNNNNNNNNNNNNNNNNNNNNNNNNNNNNNNNNNNNNNNNNNNNNNNNNNNNNNNNNNNNNNNNNNNNNNNNNNNNNNNNNNNNNNNNNNNNNNNNNNNNNNNNNNNNNNNNNNNNNNNNNNNNNNNNNNNNNNNNNNNNNNNNNNNNNNNNNNNNNNNNNNNNNNNNNNNNNNNNNNNNNNNNNNNNNNNNNNNNNNNNNNNNNNNNNNNNNNNNNNNNNNNNNNNNNNNNNNNNNNNNNNNNNNNNNNNNNNNNNNNNNNNNNNNNNNNNNNNNNNNNNNNNNNNNNNNNNNNNNNNNNNNNNNNNNNNNNNNNNNNNNNNNNNNNNNNNNNNNNNNNNNNNNNNNNNNNNNNNNNNNNNNNNNNNNNNNNNNNNNNNNNNNNNNNNNNNNNNNNNNNNNNNNNNNNNNNNNNNNNNNNNNNNNNNNNNNNNNNNNNNNNNNNNNNNNNNNNNNNNNNNNNNNNNNNNNNNNNNNNNNNNNNNNNNNNNNNNNNNNNNNNNNNNNNNNNNNNNNNNNNNNNNNNNNNNNNNNNNNNNNNNNNNNNNNNNNNNNNNNNNNNNNNNNNNNNNNNNNNNNNNNNNNNNNNNNNNNNNNNNNNNNNNNNNNNNNNNNNNNNNNNNNNNNNNNNNNNNNNNNNNNNNNNNNNNNNNNNNNNNNNNNNNNNNNNNNNNNNNNNNNNNNNNNNNNNNNNNNNNNNNNNNNNNNNNNNNNNNNNNNNNNNNNNNNNNNNNNNNNNNNNNNNNNNNNNNNNNNNNNNNNNNNNNNNNNNNNNNNNNNNNNNNNNNNNNNNNNNNNNNNNNNNNNNNNNNNNNNNNNNNNNNNNNNNNNNNNNNNNNNNNNNNNNNNNNNNNNNNNNNNNNNNNNNNNNNNNNNNNNNNNNNNNNNNNNNNNNNNNNNNNNNNNNNNNNNNNNNNNNNNNNNNNNNNNNNNNNNNNNNNNNNNNNNNNNNNNNNNNNNNNNNNNNNNNNNNNNNNNNNNNNNN
This genomic window from Primulina huaijiensis isolate GDHJ02 chromosome 7, ASM1229523v2, whole genome shotgun sequence contains:
- the LOC140980786 gene encoding transcription factor MYB63-like, which gives rise to MASQRRCNQRFLLEDRLASMEIWGKLNEFITYRWSKIASYLPGRTDNEIKNVWNTHLKKRLTRKSVDNMEHLSSPSRTSSSSTQQMQIEKSIDDQMVHQSNIEKRSQKLDSIEETETIDSPASSYASNYPNSTKESTVLTTNEATGHLKSDVSIIIDPSGPSNDGKSEMPLESDVDFWDFLDSLDPLQFSTKSEVSGEKSDGDEIECKRWLEYLENELGLSGVDNETKEQEIVTTVPQHEVVNLEQEIGVALDSFPIWPPSPLSLGI